The Mangrovibacterium diazotrophicum genome has a segment encoding these proteins:
- a CDS encoding glycoside hydrolase family 28 protein → MKKQFLYLTGSLLMSMLVACQCPTTETKQEPSSIAGMNLPFEMPEIQVPTFKADTFNIVDFGAVPNDHSLSTVAINSAIKKCSESGGGVVLVPAGLWITGPIYMQSNVNLHTANGAYIQFTADLNQYKLIDSFFEGLSEIRCESPIMGRDLENVAITGQGIFDGDGSKWRQIKKEKLTANQWKEFVNSGGVVVDDRKWYPSEASMIGNEHKDQLPKEWTLENMEPFKHYLRPVMVSFVNCKKLLLEGVTFQNSPAWNVNPLMCEHVTLRNLSIRNPWFSQNGDGLDLESCRIGVIENCSFDVGDDAICIKSGKDEDGRERGKPTELFVIKDCVVYHGHGGFVLGSEMSGGVRNLYAKNLTFIGTDCGLRFKSTRGRGGVVENIWMEDIRMSNIPTEAIRFNLFYAGKSPSEDPITGDLIIESAPVSEETPAFRNMYFKNIYCDGAKQAVKIVGIPEMPVENIQFEDMLIKADKGIGINYASKIGFKNVALHLDEGGVAATLSNSQDMTFDAFETTGAEQLFKIGGTTTKNVKLNMAGYTLNEKDVEVLPAIKDEVHLLN, encoded by the coding sequence ATGAAAAAGCAATTTCTTTATTTGACCGGAAGCTTGTTAATGAGCATGTTGGTGGCGTGTCAATGCCCAACAACGGAAACGAAGCAGGAGCCTTCATCGATCGCAGGAATGAACCTGCCTTTTGAAATGCCTGAGATACAAGTGCCAACTTTTAAGGCTGATACTTTTAATATCGTCGATTTTGGAGCAGTACCAAACGATCACAGCCTGAGTACTGTAGCCATCAACTCGGCCATTAAAAAATGTTCGGAATCGGGCGGAGGTGTCGTTTTAGTTCCGGCAGGCTTGTGGATAACCGGTCCGATTTACATGCAAAGCAATGTGAATCTGCACACAGCTAATGGTGCGTACATTCAGTTTACAGCAGATTTAAATCAGTATAAATTAATCGACTCGTTCTTTGAAGGACTGAGCGAAATTCGTTGCGAGTCGCCCATCATGGGACGCGATTTGGAAAATGTTGCGATTACCGGGCAGGGGATTTTTGATGGCGATGGCAGCAAATGGCGTCAGATTAAAAAAGAAAAACTGACGGCAAACCAGTGGAAGGAGTTTGTGAACTCCGGAGGTGTGGTTGTCGACGACCGCAAATGGTACCCGTCTGAAGCATCGATGATTGGTAACGAGCACAAAGATCAGTTGCCGAAAGAATGGACGCTGGAAAATATGGAGCCTTTCAAACACTACCTGCGCCCTGTGATGGTGAGTTTCGTGAATTGTAAGAAGTTGTTGCTGGAAGGTGTGACTTTCCAAAACTCACCGGCCTGGAACGTGAACCCGCTGATGTGCGAGCATGTAACTTTGCGCAACCTGAGCATTCGCAATCCTTGGTTTTCGCAAAATGGCGACGGCTTGGATTTGGAATCCTGCCGCATTGGGGTGATCGAAAATTGTAGCTTCGATGTGGGGGATGACGCGATTTGTATTAAATCGGGTAAAGATGAAGATGGCCGCGAACGTGGCAAACCAACCGAGCTGTTTGTCATTAAAGACTGCGTGGTTTACCACGGTCACGGTGGTTTTGTGTTGGGTAGCGAAATGTCGGGTGGTGTGCGTAACCTGTACGCTAAAAACCTCACCTTCATCGGCACAGATTGTGGTTTGCGTTTTAAAAGTACGCGGGGTCGCGGTGGCGTGGTCGAAAATATTTGGATGGAAGACATCCGCATGAGCAACATCCCGACCGAAGCCATTCGTTTCAACCTGTTCTACGCCGGCAAGTCGCCATCAGAAGATCCGATCACGGGCGACCTGATTATTGAATCGGCTCCTGTTAGCGAAGAAACACCTGCTTTCCGCAACATGTACTTTAAAAACATTTATTGCGACGGTGCGAAACAAGCTGTCAAAATTGTGGGGATCCCTGAAATGCCGGTTGAAAATATCCAGTTCGAAGATATGCTGATTAAAGCCGACAAAGGTATCGGTATCAATTACGCGTCAAAAATTGGCTTTAAAAATGTGGCCCTGCACCTTGACGAAGGCGGTGTAGCGGCAACTTTATCGAACAGCCAGGATATGACTTTTGATGCTTTTGAAACGACGGGTGCGGAACAGCTGTTCAAAATTGGTGGGACAACCACAAAAAACGTAAAACTGAATATGGCTGGTTATACGCTGAACGAAAAAGATGTAGAAGTTTTACCGGCAATAAAAGACGAAGTTCATTTGCTGAATTAA
- the hxlB gene encoding 6-phospho-3-hexuloisomerase gives MEHTETLTETAAIHEALEMILSEHQQLFSQLQFEEVPGIVKAIREANAIFLLGAGRTGFMIKAAAMRLMHLGYKVHVVGETTTPAIGEGDLLIAGSGSGTTGNIVKAAETARKCGAAIVCFTTNPASPLAQLANHCVTIPAAGKQQQNETVSQQYAGSLFEQSFLLLFDAIIQHLWQGSGVSRDELWKRHTNLE, from the coding sequence ATGGAACACACAGAAACACTTACAGAAACAGCTGCCATCCACGAAGCACTGGAGATGATTCTTTCCGAACATCAACAGCTGTTCAGTCAGCTTCAGTTTGAAGAAGTACCGGGCATTGTGAAAGCAATCCGCGAAGCAAACGCAATCTTCCTGTTGGGCGCTGGTCGTACCGGCTTCATGATTAAAGCCGCAGCCATGCGTTTGATGCATCTGGGCTACAAGGTACATGTGGTAGGCGAAACAACCACCCCGGCCATTGGCGAGGGCGACTTACTGATTGCCGGATCTGGATCGGGCACAACGGGCAATATTGTGAAAGCCGCCGAAACCGCTCGCAAGTGCGGCGCTGCGATCGTTTGCTTTACGACGAACCCGGCATCGCCGCTGGCACAATTGGCCAATCACTGTGTTACCATTCCGGCGGCCGGAAAGCAGCAACAAAACGAAACGGTTTCGCAGCAGTATGCGGGCAGCCTGTTCGAGCAATCCTTCCTGCTGCTTTTCGATGCCATTATTCAGCATTTGTGGCAGGGATCGGGCGTGAGCCGCGACGAGTTATGGAAACGTCACACCAACCTGGAATAG
- a CDS encoding 1-acyl-sn-glycerol-3-phosphate acyltransferase — protein MMRKIAGKVLEKQGWKVVGDYNGLKKSVTVFAPHTAHVDFYYGKLGFTSLGIKFKLLTKKEMFFFPMSYIMRALGAVPVRGVKGQNAIFQIVEMFEKADELHAVISPEGWITRRTKWNKGFLYMAQKAKVPIVVTTLDYEKKEMGVVKVIHDTSDFNAVIAQLSDIYKDVRGKNPDQFSLHVHE, from the coding sequence ATGATGCGGAAAATAGCCGGGAAGGTCCTGGAAAAGCAAGGTTGGAAGGTTGTTGGAGATTATAACGGACTAAAGAAATCGGTTACCGTTTTTGCACCACACACGGCCCATGTTGATTTTTACTACGGAAAGCTTGGTTTTACTAGTTTGGGAATTAAGTTTAAACTGTTGACGAAAAAGGAGATGTTCTTTTTCCCAATGAGTTACATCATGAGGGCACTTGGTGCTGTCCCGGTTCGTGGTGTCAAGGGACAGAATGCGATCTTTCAGATCGTTGAAATGTTTGAAAAGGCCGATGAATTGCACGCCGTTATTTCGCCCGAAGGTTGGATTACGCGTAGAACAAAGTGGAATAAAGGTTTTCTGTATATGGCTCAGAAAGCCAAGGTGCCGATTGTTGTAACCACGCTCGACTACGAAAAAAAAGAAATGGGTGTTGTAAAAGTGATTCACGATACGTCCGATTTTAACGCAGTGATTGCCCAGTTGAGTGATATTTACAAAGATGTTCGCGGAAAGAATCCCGATCAGTTTTCGTTACATGTGCACGAATAG
- a CDS encoding LuxR C-terminal-related transcriptional regulator has protein sequence MTIDDNLLSIYDEVFQSNSELEHGIIKNHIMKIKEMDEFMPPSLSFFILTNTTLSHFPFVSKNFSLNLGLDPQLMKTVGAEYWLSHFHPEDLPVWIGVLNDLMVFTMTEVEPEKRMHLSYTWNFRVRTAKGNYVNIFEHQSPLLLDDIGKPVIGLGHLTIIGQGEALPIKATVKCLNEEKEYETLYSQNYSQRAISNGLSNRENDIIRFLSMKKTSKEIGNILHISSHTVDTHRRNILKKLNLGSTGELIAYVRSHQLY, from the coding sequence ATGACTATTGACGACAATCTTTTAAGTATTTACGACGAGGTTTTCCAAAGCAATAGCGAACTGGAACACGGAATAATTAAAAACCACATCATGAAGATCAAGGAAATGGATGAATTTATGCCCCCCAGCCTTTCATTCTTTATTCTTACAAACACCACCCTCAGTCATTTTCCTTTTGTGAGTAAGAACTTCAGTTTAAACCTGGGCCTGGATCCTCAACTGATGAAAACAGTCGGTGCCGAATATTGGCTAAGTCATTTTCACCCGGAAGACCTGCCTGTTTGGATTGGCGTTTTAAACGATCTCATGGTATTTACAATGACGGAAGTTGAGCCTGAAAAACGCATGCACCTCTCATACACCTGGAATTTCAGGGTTCGCACGGCAAAGGGAAATTATGTCAACATATTCGAACACCAGTCGCCGCTACTGCTCGATGATATCGGCAAACCAGTCATTGGTCTAGGACACCTCACCATCATCGGACAGGGTGAAGCACTCCCTATAAAGGCAACCGTCAAATGTTTGAACGAGGAAAAGGAGTACGAAACCCTATACAGCCAAAACTATTCTCAACGCGCAATATCCAACGGGTTGTCGAACAGGGAAAATGATATTATCCGTTTCCTCTCGATGAAGAAAACCAGCAAAGAAATTGGAAACATTCTTCATATCAGTTCACACACGGTAGATACCCACCGTCGAAATATTCTGAAGAAACTGAATCTCGGCTCAACCGGGGAATTGATTGCATACGTTCGAAGCCATCAACTCTACTAA
- a CDS encoding DUF202 domain-containing protein has product MSRSDQLAEDRTRLANLRTFLAFVRTAIMVFATGITFIKLFSADESLVIIGWMLLPVSLGTLVVGFILYLRMNKELKETGKDPVSD; this is encoded by the coding sequence GTGAGTAGAAGTGATCAATTAGCAGAGGATCGGACAAGGCTGGCCAACCTGCGTACTTTCCTGGCTTTTGTCCGCACAGCCATTATGGTTTTCGCCACCGGCATTACCTTTATCAAGTTGTTTTCGGCCGACGAGTCACTGGTCATCATCGGTTGGATGCTGTTGCCGGTTTCGTTGGGGACCCTCGTCGTTGGTTTCATTTTATACCTGAGGATGAACAAGGAACTGAAAGAAACCGGCAAAGATCCTGTCAGCGATTAA
- the hxlA gene encoding 3-hexulose-6-phosphate synthase — protein MAKLQVAIDLLNTEDAIALATKVAPYIDIIELGTPLIKSEGLRAITAMKAAFPDKKVFADFKTADAGALEAEMAFKAGADYITILGSVDDATIVGAVAKAKEYNCGVVVDTIGIADRVKRAQEVIKLGVEFVELHAGLDEQAKEGYSIQVLIDEAARAGVPVSIAGGVNLNSIEGVKNSGAVVAVAGGAIYGAEDPAAAAKALKEALISAN, from the coding sequence ATGGCAAAATTACAAGTAGCAATCGACTTGCTGAATACAGAAGACGCAATTGCATTAGCGACAAAAGTGGCTCCTTACATCGACATCATCGAGCTGGGTACACCGCTGATTAAAAGTGAAGGACTGCGTGCAATCACCGCTATGAAAGCCGCCTTCCCGGACAAAAAAGTATTTGCTGATTTTAAAACAGCTGATGCCGGTGCGCTGGAAGCAGAAATGGCGTTTAAAGCCGGAGCGGATTACATCACCATCCTCGGATCGGTAGATGATGCCACCATTGTCGGAGCTGTTGCCAAAGCAAAAGAATACAACTGTGGCGTTGTCGTAGATACCATCGGGATTGCCGATCGTGTAAAACGTGCACAGGAAGTCATTAAACTGGGGGTTGAATTTGTAGAACTGCACGCCGGATTGGACGAACAAGCAAAAGAAGGTTACTCGATCCAGGTACTAATTGACGAAGCTGCCAGAGCTGGCGTACCCGTCTCAATTGCCGGAGGTGTAAACCTGAACAGCATTGAAGGCGTGAAAAACTCAGGAGCTGTTGTTGCCGTAGCCGGAGGGGCTATTTACGGTGCAGAAGATCCTGCTGCTGCTGCCAAGGCTTTGAAAGAAGCGTTGATCTCAGCGAACTAA
- a CDS encoding VOC family protein, which produces MAKVSVYLNFDGQAEEAFEFYKSVFKTEYSFGFSRFSDVPPSENMPPLSDEDKKLIMHVSLPIMGDFVLMGCDMPKSMGLKVNMGNNVNLNLEPDSREEADRLFTALSDGGKVHMPMADMFWGAYFGSFSDKYGIQWMVNYTTNA; this is translated from the coding sequence ATGGCAAAAGTAAGTGTTTACCTCAACTTCGACGGCCAGGCCGAAGAAGCGTTCGAATTCTATAAATCAGTCTTTAAAACAGAATACTCGTTCGGGTTTTCCCGTTTTTCAGATGTCCCGCCATCCGAAAACATGCCTCCCCTTTCCGATGAAGATAAGAAACTGATTATGCACGTCTCATTACCAATCATGGGCGACTTCGTCCTGATGGGCTGCGACATGCCCAAATCAATGGGGTTGAAAGTTAACATGGGCAACAACGTGAACCTCAATCTCGAGCCCGACTCCCGCGAGGAAGCCGACCGCCTGTTTACTGCTTTATCCGACGGTGGGAAAGTACATATGCCCATGGCTGATATGTTTTGGGGCGCCTATTTTGGCAGCTTTTCCGATAAGTACGGAATCCAGTGGATGGTGAATTATACGACAAACGCTTAA
- a CDS encoding SRPBCC family protein, with the protein MGTQQTIITVQTKVNVPVEKAWFYFTTPSAVTRWNHASDDWHCPAATSELKPGGKFCYTMASKDGSMSFDFEGTYTEVIPHKSLKYEIADGRKVSVLFKETNGETEVLTTFDAENQNPADMQQAGWQAILDSFKAFAEKSYGRG; encoded by the coding sequence ATGGGAACACAACAAACCATAATTACGGTGCAAACCAAAGTGAATGTACCGGTAGAGAAGGCTTGGTTTTATTTCACAACACCAAGCGCGGTTACGCGCTGGAATCATGCATCGGACGATTGGCATTGTCCGGCAGCCACAAGCGAACTAAAACCGGGCGGCAAATTTTGCTACACCATGGCTTCCAAAGACGGGAGTATGAGCTTCGATTTTGAAGGCACCTACACCGAAGTTATTCCTCACAAAAGCCTGAAATACGAAATTGCTGACGGAAGAAAAGTTTCCGTGCTTTTTAAGGAGACAAACGGGGAAACGGAGGTTCTAACAACATTTGACGCTGAAAACCAAAACCCGGCGGACATGCAACAAGCGGGCTGGCAAGCCATTCTGGATTCGTTTAAAGCGTTTGCAGAGAAATCGTACGGTAGAGGGTAA
- a CDS encoding rhamnogalacturonan acetylesterase — protein sequence MNRKIIVFALALLAFGCQPKSQEDENKRPTKIFLIGDSTVADYSLEENYKQQKFPITGWGQVFQAIMTKDSLAKIKIIPADSVIVDDRAKGGRSTRTFLQEGRWRSVYDEMQPGDFVLMQFGHNDAAENKPERYVNIQGYKEFLRLFVGQTRQKGGIPVLITPVTRNYPWENDILLGTVHGDYPRAMKEVADELNVYLIDLTSTSAELFTQIGKEYVNDHFFMNLPAGVYEAYPDGQNDNTHFQPEGAKAVAGLVFEGLQKLKK from the coding sequence ATGAACAGAAAAATTATCGTATTTGCACTGGCCCTATTGGCTTTTGGATGTCAGCCCAAGTCACAGGAAGACGAAAACAAACGCCCGACGAAGATCTTTCTGATTGGCGACTCAACGGTTGCCGACTACAGTTTGGAAGAAAATTACAAGCAACAGAAATTCCCGATCACCGGATGGGGGCAGGTGTTTCAGGCGATTATGACCAAAGATAGCCTGGCAAAAATCAAAATTATTCCGGCCGATTCTGTCATTGTGGACGACCGGGCAAAAGGAGGTCGCAGCACACGTACTTTTTTACAGGAAGGGCGGTGGCGCTCGGTTTACGACGAAATGCAACCTGGGGATTTTGTACTGATGCAATTTGGGCACAATGATGCTGCCGAAAATAAACCGGAGCGTTATGTGAATATCCAGGGATACAAGGAGTTTTTGCGTTTGTTTGTGGGCCAAACCCGGCAGAAAGGCGGTATCCCGGTATTGATTACTCCCGTAACCCGCAACTATCCCTGGGAAAATGACATTTTGTTGGGAACTGTTCACGGCGACTATCCCCGGGCAATGAAAGAGGTGGCGGATGAACTGAATGTTTATCTCATCGATCTCACATCCACCTCGGCCGAGCTGTTTACGCAAATCGGGAAGGAATATGTAAATGATCACTTTTTTATGAACCTGCCGGCAGGAGTTTACGAAGCTTATCCCGACGGACAAAACGATAACACTCACTTTCAGCCGGAAGGAGCGAAAGCCGTTGCCGGCTTAGTATTTGAAGGATTACAGAAACTAAAAAAATAA
- a CDS encoding coiled-coil domain-containing protein produces MKKTLLFLFIVFGINAFGQERLTLKVDYELGGEPPKQWTTVQGYTPTCYQFLNLDVAVKRGYNYSKDKPQVMYRLTIKNNAPTAMWISLRWSFEGSGGAKTVESGQSVSFESLQTLESHPSFELYNMRLKFSQADRDRYGVYAESNILKCGDTFQSILNEAKAKKEKNLKIAALRAEINSLGDNWEGLVQKKSAYESLNKLEGNNKYSSQISKIDEQLAELKKKETAKNAKIKSLKTEIAQLPNTSEGLTKKKNLYQELSKVDEANNYSNELSQVDEQLAKLQSAADKEQGTKTVSSTANNSSSDNNALGSDSGSSSKSTTNSSTRQTNSSISGTTAAKSESSSSGQSGSTTSASQQKSAQELEQARRQAAYDAQMAKVKQQEAQMEQTSKQIAKFSNTYAPAVVEGVQSGVITHFGGTLDLYSSESEADSESTMFMLYGVGLGIADAVNWDLAFGKLDEGFSEEMQSSFAWSTGLDVKVFKGLQAEPGKYWFKVYLGGEVGGYSSEYIVENWKNEITYNNDGFFYGGRATAVLFNLFMVRYAIGVENKTVSSYDSSVEDQEFELDYSKLGFGLLIHF; encoded by the coding sequence ATGAAAAAAACATTACTCTTTCTGTTCATCGTATTCGGGATAAACGCCTTTGGACAAGAGCGCCTGACGCTTAAGGTAGATTATGAACTCGGGGGAGAACCTCCTAAACAATGGACAACAGTGCAAGGCTATACGCCGACATGTTATCAGTTTTTAAACCTGGATGTCGCAGTAAAACGCGGATACAATTATAGCAAAGACAAACCACAGGTGATGTATCGACTCACCATCAAGAACAACGCACCAACAGCAATGTGGATCAGCCTCCGCTGGAGTTTCGAGGGAAGTGGCGGTGCCAAAACTGTTGAATCAGGTCAATCCGTTTCTTTCGAAAGTCTCCAAACGCTGGAAAGTCACCCTTCATTTGAACTCTATAACATGCGACTAAAGTTCAGTCAAGCCGATCGTGACCGATACGGCGTATACGCTGAGTCGAATATCCTAAAATGCGGAGACACCTTCCAGTCAATCCTAAACGAGGCGAAGGCAAAAAAAGAGAAAAACTTAAAAATAGCTGCATTAAGGGCTGAAATCAATTCGTTGGGCGACAACTGGGAAGGATTAGTTCAGAAAAAATCGGCCTACGAGTCTTTAAATAAGCTAGAAGGAAACAATAAGTATAGTAGTCAAATTAGCAAGATTGACGAACAGTTGGCGGAACTTAAAAAGAAGGAGACCGCTAAAAATGCGAAAATAAAATCGCTAAAAACAGAGATTGCCCAATTACCCAATACTTCAGAAGGTCTCACGAAGAAGAAGAATCTTTACCAGGAATTGTCAAAGGTTGACGAAGCGAACAATTACAGTAACGAACTTAGTCAAGTGGACGAACAATTGGCCAAGCTTCAGTCAGCCGCAGACAAAGAACAAGGAACGAAAACAGTGAGTTCGACCGCGAATAATAGCAGTTCGGATAATAACGCTTTGGGGAGCGATTCCGGTAGCTCCTCCAAGAGTACAACCAATTCTTCCACGCGTCAAACAAACAGTTCCATCTCGGGAACAACGGCTGCCAAATCTGAATCAAGTTCAAGCGGCCAGTCAGGCTCCACTACAAGTGCTTCGCAACAAAAATCAGCTCAAGAACTGGAGCAGGCACGCAGACAAGCAGCATATGACGCACAAATGGCCAAAGTGAAACAACAGGAAGCACAAATGGAACAAACGTCGAAACAGATAGCAAAATTTTCGAATACGTATGCTCCAGCAGTGGTTGAAGGCGTTCAGAGTGGAGTGATTACACACTTCGGAGGAACACTTGATTTATACAGCAGTGAAAGCGAAGCAGACAGTGAATCGACCATGTTCATGCTTTACGGTGTCGGACTAGGAATTGCTGATGCAGTAAACTGGGACCTCGCTTTTGGGAAATTGGACGAAGGCTTTTCGGAAGAGATGCAGTCCTCGTTTGCCTGGAGCACCGGACTTGATGTAAAAGTTTTTAAAGGACTTCAAGCCGAGCCTGGAAAATATTGGTTTAAAGTGTATTTAGGAGGCGAAGTAGGTGGCTACAGCAGTGAGTATATTGTAGAAAACTGGAAAAATGAAATTACTTATAACAACGATGGATTTTTCTATGGAGGCCGGGCAACAGCAGTCTTGTTCAACTTATTTATGGTCAGGTATGCTATCGGCGTTGAAAACAAAACTGTATCCAGCTACGACAGTTCAGTTGAAGATCAGGAATTTGAGTTGGACTACAGCAAACTCGGATTCGGCCTTCTAATCCATTTTTAG
- a CDS encoding helix-turn-helix domain-containing protein, with the protein MEEKMLGNQVLYIRNLDNCPPSYLEDPARREFFEIVWLRDEEALHVPQHSFQTLRGDWIYLIPPYRVHQLNKAGKKGVLISFKRELVEGDLKEFLLDVFRIFNIQGEFSCLQLNEQTSAGLASVFRLLLEEYEKKEMQLVMIKALLKVFLLKLIQLKEEHFTRQDINEKRIYEFMLLLEMNYLNERTADFYADKLGISAKRLNQILKEKLDKTAVQLIHDRVVLEAKRQIIHSENTIKEIAFNLGFKDSSYFSRFFKQLTRQTPQEFQQNVKEYVRTNDNTLIN; encoded by the coding sequence ATGGAGGAAAAGATGTTAGGGAACCAGGTTTTATACATCCGTAATTTGGATAATTGTCCGCCTTCGTATTTGGAAGATCCGGCCCGAAGAGAGTTTTTCGAGATTGTTTGGTTGCGCGACGAAGAGGCTTTGCATGTACCGCAGCATTCGTTTCAAACTTTACGCGGCGATTGGATCTACCTGATCCCACCTTACCGGGTGCACCAGCTCAATAAAGCCGGCAAAAAGGGAGTGCTTATTTCGTTTAAACGTGAACTGGTTGAAGGGGACTTGAAGGAGTTCCTGCTCGATGTGTTTCGCATCTTTAACATCCAGGGCGAATTTTCCTGTTTGCAGTTGAACGAGCAAACTTCCGCGGGGCTGGCTTCTGTTTTCCGGTTGTTGCTGGAAGAATATGAAAAGAAGGAAATGCAGCTCGTGATGATAAAAGCTTTGCTGAAGGTCTTTCTACTGAAATTGATTCAGTTGAAAGAGGAGCATTTTACCCGGCAGGACATCAACGAGAAACGCATTTACGAGTTTATGCTCCTGCTCGAAATGAATTACCTGAACGAACGCACGGCTGATTTTTATGCGGATAAATTGGGAATCAGTGCCAAGCGACTCAATCAAATATTGAAGGAGAAACTGGATAAAACAGCGGTGCAACTGATTCACGACCGGGTGGTGCTGGAAGCCAAGCGGCAAATTATTCACAGCGAAAATACCATTAAGGAAATTGCCTTCAACCTGGGATTTAAAGACAGCTCGTACTTCAGCCGGTTCTTCAAACAACTAACCCGTCAAACGCCGCAGGAATTTCAGCAAAATGTGAAGGAATATGTGCGCACAAATGATAATACGTTGATCAACTGA
- a CDS encoding pectinesterase family protein translates to MKTVRKLVLILIAVMGMIGSSFADVKYEMTVAKDGSGDFTSIQEAINATKAFPDQPIVIHIQKGIYIEKVRVYSWNTKLTLKGEDANETIITYDDHFEKLNLGRNSTFHTYTLKVEANDFIAENLTIINSSGPVGQAVALHVEGDRCQFRNCRILGHQDTLYAAGEGSRQYYKDCFIEGTTDFIFGEAIAVFDNCTINSKSDSYVTAASTVENQPFGYVFLNCKLTADEGVSKCYLGRPWRDYAKVVYLNCELGGHILPEGWSNWGGTQRDQTAYYAEYQSSGAGANTEQRISWSHQLSDKEAKAYTIENIFNPGNRVKSGTDNWNPAE, encoded by the coding sequence ATGAAAACTGTCAGAAAACTAGTTTTGATTTTAATCGCTGTCATGGGAATGATTGGCAGCAGCTTTGCCGACGTCAAATACGAAATGACTGTAGCGAAGGACGGAAGCGGCGATTTCACCAGCATTCAGGAAGCAATTAATGCCACCAAAGCATTTCCGGATCAGCCAATCGTTATTCACATTCAAAAAGGTATTTACATCGAAAAAGTTCGGGTATATTCCTGGAATACGAAGTTGACTCTGAAGGGCGAAGACGCAAACGAAACGATCATTACCTATGACGATCATTTCGAGAAACTGAACCTGGGACGCAACAGTACTTTTCATACCTATACCCTAAAAGTTGAAGCGAATGATTTTATAGCCGAAAACCTGACCATCATTAATTCATCGGGCCCGGTTGGGCAGGCGGTGGCTTTGCATGTTGAAGGTGATCGTTGCCAGTTCCGGAACTGTCGTATTTTGGGACACCAGGACACGCTTTACGCAGCCGGCGAGGGGAGTCGTCAATACTACAAAGACTGTTTCATTGAAGGAACCACGGATTTTATTTTCGGTGAAGCGATTGCTGTTTTCGACAACTGCACTATTAACAGCAAAAGCGATTCGTACGTAACTGCTGCGAGTACTGTCGAAAATCAACCTTTTGGCTATGTGTTCCTGAACTGCAAATTAACGGCTGATGAAGGTGTTTCGAAATGTTACCTGGGACGTCCCTGGCGCGATTATGCGAAAGTTGTTTACCTGAATTGCGAGTTGGGAGGCCATATTCTTCCCGAAGGCTGGTCGAACTGGGGCGGAACGCAGCGCGACCAAACTGCCTATTATGCCGAATACCAAAGTTCAGGAGCGGGTGCAAATACAGAACAGCGCATTAGTTGGTCGCATCAGCTGAGCGACAAAGAAGCAAAAGCGTACACGATTGAAAATATTTTCAACCCCGGAAATCGGGTTAAAAGCGGAACTGATAACTGGAATCCAGCGGAATAA